AGGCCCGCCCGAGCACTGGTTGGGCCCCAATAGTTTGAAAGAAATTGGACGAGACCTGCAGACCAAACACCCTGGAGGGCTCGCCGTCACCGACGAGATTGGCATTCCAGGGAACCGTGCCAGCAACTGAGTCAAACGACTGGCACTGGTTCCGGATGTCCACAAAATTCGGCGGCGAATTGGCCCCGCGCATGTGCATACGGTGATAATACTGATAGATCGTGACCACCCGGGCCGGTTCGTTGACGGCCAGCGGTTTAAACACAATGCCATACAAGACACTGAACAAAGCAGTATTGGCCCCAATACCAAGTGCCAGCGTCAGAATAATCAAAATTGAAAACGCGGGTTTCTTGATCAGCAGTCGAAAGCTGTACTTAACATCTTGGACAATAGTACGCATAGGATTTTGGTGGATTCAGACATGAGATTACCCACACATGTGGAAGAGCGGACCGGAATACATCTTGAGGAGTTGCACAAAAACCAGCGCAAAGGCCGTGCCATAGCCAGAATTTGCCTCAACCACTGATTTTGCTTTTATTTGTAAGGTTTTGTCTGACAGGCTAAACTATGTTTTCTGCTCCAGTTCTCATCTCTTTACTCTCTTTGCCTGTCTGATATCCCTGGTGATTCAAAATCGGTTTGACTCATCACTGACACCTTGAGCCCGGCAACCTTGTTCGGTAATGAACACTGACTTTTTCAAAAATGAACAATCCGGAAGGGCGAGTGGGCTGTCAATTCGGCCCTTCTGGAACGAGTGAGTCATCATGAAGCACGTTGATTACTGGATAGTTTTTGGCCTTGGAGTCGCCATGACGCTCGGATCTGCGTTTCACTGGCTGGCCTATAGCCTGACTGAAACCCTGGGGTTTGTGACTGGGGCCGCCTGTGTTTATCTGGTCGTCAAAGAACACATCTGGAATTTTCCAATCGGTATCGCCAATAACCTTTTCTTTCTGGTGCTCTTTGGGCAGGCACGGCTCTATGGAGATGCCGGGCTTCAGGTTGTATTTATGCTCTTGGGGATCCAAGGATGGTATGTGTGGCTCTATGGCGGGAAAAATCGCACCCACCGTCAGATTGCCCACGCCACGCCGCAAATGCTGGGGCTGGTGACCGGGTTTGTCCTGTTTGGCACCTATGGATTAACCCAAATCTTGCACCGGGTGAGTGGGGCGGCGCCGCTTCTGGATGCCTTTACCACGGTGCTGAGCCTGGCCGCCCAGTATTTGCTCAACTGTAAATTGATTGAAAACTGG
This portion of the Acidobacteriota bacterium genome encodes:
- a CDS encoding nicotinamide mononucleotide transporter, giving the protein MKHVDYWIVFGLGVAMTLGSAFHWLAYSLTETLGFVTGAACVYLVVKEHIWNFPIGIANNLFFLVLFGQARLYGDAGLQVVFMLLGIQGWYVWLYGGKNRTHRQIAHATPQMLGLVTGFVLFGTYGLTQILHRVSGAAPLLDAFTTVLSLAAQYLLNCKLIENWYVWILANIIYIYLYLHRGLQLTAILYFVFLCLCIAGLMNWTQTFKKQSGTLTCQSVD